The window GCAGGAACTGGGTCCAGGTCGTGGTCGCGCGGTCCAGGGCTGGATCGATCCCCGCCGTGTGAAGCATCTCCCAGACCGTGGATGCGGCGACCTTGACCCCGAGGGTCAGGAGTTCGCCGTGCACGCGCCGGTATCCCCAGGAAGGGTTCTCCGCCACGAGGCCGCAAGCGGGGCCTCGCCGTGGACGCGTTGGGGCTGGTCATCGCGGTCGTGGTCACCGCCGCGTCGGTCACCGACAACGCCATCGGCATCCGGCTGCTCGACCAGGTCGTCGCGCACACCCCCACCGTGACCCGCGCGTGGGTCGACGCAGGGTTCAAACAGGACATGGCGCTGCACGGCGCCCTGGTCGGCGTCGACGTCGAGGTCGAGGTCGTCAAACGCTCCGACACCCGGCCCGGGTTCGTACCGGTCCGCAGACGCTGGATCGTCGAACAGACCCTCGGCACCCTCATGCTGCACCGCCGCCTCGTCCGCGAGTACGAGAGCCGACCGGAGTCCAGCGTGTCACGGACCTGGTGGGCGTCCACCGCGAACCTGGTCCGCCGACTGACCGGGACCAGCACCCCCACCTGGCGGCAGCGGTGAACCTCACCACGGTCATCGACCTGATCGCCCACCAGAAGGCCGCCGCCGGCCAGACAGCCGACCGGCTACGCGAGCAGATCGCCAACCTCACCACCGAACTCGGCCGCGTCGACAGCGAACTGGCCGCCCTGGCGACCACCCGCACCACCCTACGCACGCTCGCCGCCACCGAGTTCACCGCCGACGACCCGACGATCGCCAGCACCCCCTACCAGCAGATCCTGGACGTCCTCGCCGCCACACCCGCCGGGATGCGGGCGAAGGGCATCTGCCTCGCACTCGGCGTCGAACCCTCACCGAAACACGTCGAAGGCACCCGCGCGAAGCTCAAACGCATGGTCAACCGCCAGGTCCTCACCGAAGACGAACCCGGAGTGTTCACTCTCGCCCCGAAAAGGACGTAATCTTCCGAACTGCCCTCTGAATCCGCCGGACGGCCCTCAGCGTGGCTGAGGGCCGCCCGGCCGTCGCGATGGTTGACGACCATCCGTAGTGCGAGACGTGGGACCGGCGTGCCTCGGCCGCGCTCACGACGCGGACCGCCTGCGCGGCGACTAAGTCCTTTCCGCCGACCAGCGGCGGGTGGACGACCTTCGTCGAGATCACCCAGTCCCGTGTCTGGTTCCACCGGTGGCCTTCCGTGTACTGCCGCTGACCATCGACAGCCTCGACCGGTTCCGGTCGGCGCGCGGAATCCACACAGGATTAACGCAGCCACCACCGTGCACGCTGAGTGATTGGCGAACGGATATGGTTGGAGGAGCAGTCACGGTCGGTCGAGTGTCGGTTCGACCGGTGCCGAGGCGCGCAGATAGGCGATCATGTCGGCAACCCCCTCGTCGAACGACACGTGGGCCCGCCAGCCGAGCCGCTCCGCCGCCCGGTCCGGGCACAAGCGGACCCGCTGCACCTCACCCGGCAGCGCGGGGCCGTACCTCGGCGCCCCGTCGAACCCCACATGCCGGGCGACCGTCGCGTAGACGCCGGCCACGGAGGTTCCGATACCAGTGCCCACATTGATCAAGCCATGCCCGCGGCTCATGGACCGCACGAACGCGTCCACGACATCCGAGACGTGCACGTAGTCGCGGATGACTGCGCCGTCGCCGTTGATCGTGCAGTCCGCGCCCCTCAGCAGATTGTTCGCGAAGATGGTGACCACGCCCGCCTCACCGTTCGGGTCCTGCCGAGGACCATAGACGTTGCCCAGCGCCAGCGCGACGTAGTCGATGTCCCGGTACCGGCGGTACAGCCGCAGATAGTCGCAGCCGACCCGCTTGGTGAGGCCGTAGAAGGACGACGGCCTCCCCCAGGACTCCTCGGTGAGCGCTGGATCGCCGGGCGGCGGGTCTCCGTAGATCGTGCCTCCACTGGATGCGAAGACGACCTTGTGCACACCGGCGTCGGCCGCGGCCTCCATGAGGTTGACGAGACCGAGGACGTTGCAGCGGACATCCAACAACGGGTCGCGCATGGAGACGTTGACGCCTGGCTGCGCGCCAATGAGCATGATCAACTCTGGCCGCAAGGA is drawn from Micromonospora sp. Llam0 and contains these coding sequences:
- a CDS encoding NAD-dependent epimerase/dehydratase family protein; the protein is MKVLVTGGAGFIGSHVVDALLAASHDVSVIDDLSTGRPENLDAARARGLAEKQFHRLDIAEPAAAALVRSLRPELIMLIGAQPGVNVSMRDPLLDVRCNVLGLVNLMEAAADAGVHKVVFASSGGTIYGDPPPGDPALTEESWGRPSSFYGLTKRVGCDYLRLYRRYRDIDYVALALGNVYGPRQDPNGEAGVVTIFANNLLRGADCTINGDGAVIRDYVHVSDVVDAFVRSMSRGHGLINVGTGIGTSVAGVYATVARHVGFDGAPRYGPALPGEVQRVRLCPDRAAERLGWRAHVSFDEGVADMIAYLRASAPVEPTLDRP